AATGTTAACATGCGTTTGCACCTtatcatatataataattagGTACAATTctctaatattaaaaataggtaaaattttctaatattaaAAACTACAAAGAAACTAAAGAGAACCACATACACCGAACTCCCTCTATTGACCAACTGGGCATGACACAAATATGACCTACTAATATGAATTGACACACCTAAATACTAGTAAATAAGTGAAGGTTATATGTTTCAAGTAAGTTTGAGTAAATAGTGATgatatgagtgtttttttttagggaaatatAAGAGATTATTAAATAATGTaataatattgagaaaaaataattaccaTGTGTTATgcgtatatatataattttttttatagttcgGCCCAACATTTAGGCCTGACCTGGTCCAGTAAAAGTTAGTTAGGTTGATCCGAATTTACCTAACGTTAACATGCCTTTGCATCTAATCATATGATTAAGCTAGTAATTAGTTAgtgataaaaaagaagaagctagtAATtaggtaaatttgtcaaaaacaatatatttaaaaactacaaacaaaaataaaggacATTTCCAATGCAGGGCAGGCGGGCTTTTACTGACCAGATCAGGTCAAAACGCGTGGCTTAGGCTTAGCCCACCAACAGGTCAAAGAAATGCAAAACTGATAATATAGTTGTTTTTATCCCTGGATTTGCATATCATTGTTTGGTAGGTGATACCATATACGGTTGTATAGTTAGTTTtctatatatttcaaattcatTATTAAGGGAAGGTTTCACATTAAGATCAGCTAGCTAGGTAAGAACGATCGAGCAAGATGTGCTACCAGACGAAGTGTTCAACGTGTGGCAAGACCACATGGGGGGGCTGTGGAAGACATGTTCTTTCTGTTTATAAGGGCATACCAGAAGGTCAGCACTGTCTCTGCCGAGCATGGCCTGGAGTCAAGTCCATAGATAATGATCATTCTGCTACCGATGCTTCTCAACCCTCTTCCTCTTTTTGTTCCATCCTCTGATCAAGATCTTtccctatgtttttttttttttttttgtcaataattatCTAATATAATCCGCATatgtaccatttttttttttgttgagaacaTGTAATATTCATTTCATAATATGTGGATCTCACACAGCTATGGGCTTGGTATACTATGAGAAGAATAGCTCTGAATACCAGAGATATCGGCTCCTTTCGGCCCATGTGTGCGGatctattcatttgtttgtgtgtgtttacGAGTAAATGATTCAGCTTTTCATATGCAAATTCGTAGCCAGACTCTTGTGTTTTTGCTTAGTGATATTTTATAGTGATCTTGCCTTTAAAGTTCTAAAAAGTACAATAGCGCAAGTTTCTGTGTGATAgatgatgaaagaaaaattgcAAAATATGAAAGTAAGCTTAACAATTAGACAGACTCAATGCGATCCATCATATGCCTGGCGCAGTATTCATAGTAGGCTTAAAGTGATTCATAGAGGTACAAGGTATTCATAGCAGCCTTAAAGTGATTCATATAGGCACAAGATGGCGGGTTGGTAATGGCAAGACCATCCACGTTTGGGAGGACAAATGGCTTCCAACGCACACAACATACAAAGCAATCAGCCCACCCTGCCAGGGACGGACCCAGAATTTCAAGTTGAGGGCCAGAGATAagcgaatttttttttttttcaaatacgtatccatatagtattaataaactatcaatCAAGCAACATTAGCTGTTGGCAATCCTACGTTAACTTCTGAAGAATTTGAAtctattcttttgaaaaaatcaaatattgtagttgattttttcatgatctacaaataaaataagaatcacATATATTATCTCACAAACGGTTATTGTTACTAACTAAAGACAAATACTATAATCTACGTAATATGCATGAtgcatttaattataaatttaatatttctcacttcttttcaatttataaatttatctaatttagCATTATGAGTTAACAATAAACACAAGTGAATCActgttattttcttaaatttgtgtgacaattttttatattatatgatttgcttttgtcttttgtctttGGTCTTTGCCTTTATTTATCTTAGTCTTTCCCTTGTCTCCATATTTCTGACACTCACCCAATCCGACTACCGACACTATGAATTTATTCTGCTTTCTGCACTAGCAACAAAAAACTTTTcctaattttaccattttttctGTCACTTGTCCCTATACACtaatatattctttaatctctacaaactctactctctccctctctctctctatctctcttatctatataatataagagagagagtCACAAACACAGAGTAACAGAGAGTCACAAAGCCAaaaagcctaaaaaaaaaaaaacaccacatgCACAAATTCAATTCACAATCATCAACTCAGTTCATCACTCATcagtaaaaacacaaacaccacaAGTACACAAACACAGATTGTTAGATTCTGAGATTCACAAATATTATATTAGGTTTTGAAGGAAATGATAAATTAAATACTTGTGAATTTTGAAGGTTGGAGCAATGAAGGTGGGCTGGGCAGATCAAGCAACTGGTAGCAAGATGGGTCTCGCGTGGGACGTGGCAGCGTTGGTGTGGCTGTTTCTCGTTTGGGTATGCGATACTGACAGTTGACAGGGATGGGTCTGCCGTCTGCAACTTTGCGAGATGGGTGGCGAGAtgggtctctctctctcgcatGGTGGTGGCGTGGGCTGTAGCATGAATCTCTCTAAGTCTCGCCTCTCACTTTCTGTCTcgcctctctcttttctttttcttttttccttcatatttcactttttcacttgttCAATTTGGTTTTGCCGTTTTGGACtgttgggttttctttttcttttcttttttacattttttttttagatttacatGGGCTGTTAACTGGGCTGGTCGGCAGTGGTTCATGAAACTAAGGGGGCCCAAGTAATTTTTGATAGGGGGCTTAagtactttttttctttgttttttggaaaattttacctactaattttttttttgggcttaggGGGGACTAGGCCCCCACTTGGGTCTGTCCCTTCACCCTGCAACTTTGATGACTTTCCTATGGTCTCTGCCCTCATTGACCAAGACACAAAGCGTTGGAAAGCTGATCTTGTTAAAAGAACATTCCTTCCCTTTGAGGCTAATACCATCCTTAGCATCCCTCTCAGTTACTCCCTCCTGGAAGACAAGCTTTTATGGACCGGGAAAAAAAGGGGGGTGTTCTTAGTTAGGAGTGCATATTATGTTGCACTCACAATTGTTGAGACAAATCATGAAGGTGAAAGCTCAAATGGTAACCCTCGGACCCAACTATGGAAGAAGGTGTGGCATCTCAACTTGCTTGCAAAGATTCGAATTTTTGCATGGCGGGCATGCATGAATGCACTGCCTACAATGCAGAATCTTAGGATTAGAGGGGTCTGCATAGATGCTAGGTGTCCCATATGTGATCAATGCAATGAAAACACTTTGCATGCCCTTCTTGATTGCGACATGCCTAAGTCTGTTTGGAGCTTGTGGTTAGGCAGGCCTACCATCCTAGAAAACAGACAAGTGGACATTGTGGATGTGGTGCTTTAAGTTATCAGCAATATCTCTTCCCAGGACCTTGAGACTTTTTTTGTCACTGCTTGGTATATGTGGTTCAATCGAAACCAGGTAGTTTTTGAATCCACCTCCCTCCCCCAGGTCAGATCTGGGAGGCTTGCAAAGGATTTCAAAGGCACCTTGGCTCCTACAGTTTAGTAGCAAGGCTACCGAGCCTCGCATTGGTCTCTTCCCCCACCTGGTTTTCATAAAGTACATGTGGATGGAGCTACAAGCCCTAATTATTCAATCTCCAGTATCAGGGTGATTATTTGGGACTCAAGTGGACACATCATCGCAGCATTGAGCAAACCCCTCCCAGCATGTTACCCTCCAGATGCAGTTGATGCCATTGCCCTGGAAAATAGCATCATTCTGGTTCATGAGATGAATATCCCCAGCGTTGTTATTGAGTTGGACTCATTTTCCACTGTGCAATTcgttagggtccgtttggttgaatgagtggaaaagtgggaggatagaaaagtgggaggatagaaaatatttggttttccctcttgtgtgtttggttggaggggtggaaaagtgggagggtgaaaaactcttttgtttggttggagagaaaaaaggaaggatgaaaaatgtaatttatataaattgactattatacccttattacataatatgtgAGGGGTAGGTGAGAGAGTATTTGTATAAAATGGATTTCTCATCACTTTTCCCTCCTCATTTTcttcccaatttgggaggataaaaaaagtggGCCTAGAAGGGAAAACTTTCTCCCATATTTTCTGTCTctcctattttccttcctcaaCCAAACAgtataaaataacattttttaccatATTTTCCTCCCCCTATTTTCCATCTTCCctgttttcaccccaaccaaacacactcttaGTGTATAGAAAACAAGCGGACCTCTTGGCCACATATTCAGTGGAATCCATAGCTCTCTCCTTCAATTTAGTAGCTAAAGCCTCCATCATCTGAAGCGGGATCACAACAGAGCAGCCCATGAGCTCACCCAACTTGCAAAATCTACGGGCGTAGCTCAGGTTTGGAAAGGAactccctccccccccccccccctgcccTAATCTCTGCTTTCTCTAGACCCTTCTTAAGCTTTGTACTTGGTTGAGCTTCTTAGCTCTCCTCTATTgtatttccttttcttgttgATGAATGAAtgacaatttattttcaaaaaaaaaaaaaaagacttaatgcGATTATCAAGtttttgcaacaaaaaaaagttgataaaataTGGGATTGAATTGATGGGacatttaatttttgcaaaGATGAATTGGTAGGAGTTGGAAGGAGATAATAAATGAACATGAGataagatcaaaaagaaaagtcGTAGAAGGCTTTCCATAGGATGAGTGAGCTTGGCAGCATGATCCAAAAAATGTGTTAAAGTTAGTCCAATTTGAATGAAGTAATTTATTTGAGCTTTGGGCCTACGTtcattttttttgatgaactggGCCTATGTATATCTTCCACACAAACAAATCAACTCGACCATAAATAATTAGTAGTGGTGGGCTAATCTAGTATGCCTTCGGAATGAGGCAATTCAATAGTGTTGGGCTTTCAGATCCGCATGGACTTGGCGGCGATGGCATGCCTATGACTGGCGTTATGGCACGCCTATGACTGGCGTTATGGCACCAACAGCCTCTAGCAAGTGCCTCTCACTAGGGGTGTGCAGCCAACCCGTCGACTCGTCAAACCcgactcaacccaacccaatctaCCGGattgggtcggtttttaggctttggtgggttgggttgggttgggttataaattttttttttttatagtgggttgggttgggtttgagtcataaaatttcaaacttgccaaacccaacctgacccacccatatatttaatatatatatatatatatatttaaaatatattatataattaatagattttttaaaataaccagctcttcttattttatataaaagccaattatttcacacaaaccctagtaaattactattgttgtttagttatTAATGATGTTTGCCTTTAACAAGTTACATCAATACtaatctttgagtttttttaatatatttatatttatatttttttctactcaatttaataataataataataataatttttccaacccatgggttcaacccgacccatgtgagttgggttgggttgggttgagttggacTTATGTAATGAGTTAGattgagttgaattttttttgacccaccatggtgggttgggtcaaaaaatcccctcaacccgacccaacttgacccatgcacacccctaccTCTCAGGGAGGATTGGTAGTGGTGACTGATGGTAATGTGTTAGGTTTCTCTTTTAGGAATTAAATCAATTACTTAAATAAGTAAACATGCAGAAGGTTTTGGTTTGTGGAGCACAAAATGAAATAGAGGGAGTGGGATAGAGGATTTTGATTCTAAttctaaatatatttaacttcATATGTcacattttattcataattatAATTACCAAAACTTTCAAAACTCTTTTACATTTAAACAGTTTCTTATTTTCAAGGAGAAAGAAACAATGGGATTAAGTAATAGTTTAGTGGTAGTGACATACTTTGTGGTGGTGCTTTATATATGTGATTTAAATTCCACTCCTCTTCTCCCACTATCTACCCATTCAAAAATAAAGAGTAAAAATACATATGATGTGTCATTGACAATAATGAAAGTAAATTGCCCTTAAAATCAAGAACTCTACATTACATATCGTCCATAAGCTATCTAATATGCAATACATCCATCTAAGAAATTGTGCATGAGGGATGGTAAGACTAACAGCATTGACACAAGATGAGATGAGGTAGAGATCACCAAGTTGAGAGTCCGTTTAACTGGGTTAGCCCTAGGAAAAACTGAATGAGATGTGGTAAGAAACAAAGAATGGGAAAGTTAACAAATGTCCTAAGGgtattggtttaaaaaatatttagaaactttttatggaaaaaaaattgtttttttgacaatttttttatatttcccattaAAGTagtgtaaggtcacaatttgcacctggacccaacaGTGTGAAGGAAAccggcccaaaaagcccaatacaatgaaatttatagagagtgggcttgaaacctaggttttatggatattggataacacAAATGATAAGCTAGATCCGTAATTCACATGCAACAAGATGTTTACGTAGCAGAaagtctcctcggacgtatgcCGAGAACTATTTGTATTGCCTATCTTCGTTCTAAAGATAGATTATAATTTATGGTGGtggctacagtgtttttctctttcttttatgaTCCCCCAACTTGaatgccttttttttccttttatatcattctccttcttccctccatcctccacgtatggatcagatccATCCttcagatacttgtcccatccactgccctcttgaagtcttcaaacaatagctgtaaggctgatcacTATTGTTCAGATATCATTTCcgcattaatgcagccagagagGTAAGTGCAGAGTCTTAAATaaggtggtagcagctttttataagatatttctcatttgttcttcttctctatGCCTTTGTAGAATACATCTTTATCCACGAGATCTTTTAGAATGTCACTCTTATCACCATGCTGTACCTTTTGACCTTCACTTCACTTAGCAGAGGAGTTGCCCTTCCTCGGACTATTTGCCTTAGCCTTTCCCACCACAGTTCGCCTGTGGGTTTTTAAGTTTGGTATCGTTGTTTCCAATAAACCCTCCTCGAACAAATGAATACCCTCGAATTAGGCCCAAGGctcaaaaacatattttaaccCTTCTGTCCCCacaagtagtattaaattttttctaaaatagtccATTAGCTCAACAAATACAAATTCTTTGTCCCACATTTTGTATTTCACTTTATGCTCATTAATCAAAACTTGTtacatattctttttatttttttttataaaataattagagtttaaaattgggaaaaaaaaggcaTTACATTACATATCATAATTGGTAGAACATAAATGAAATACAATAAAATGGGACAAATAATGTGTATTCCTACAACAACTACTAgatttacaataaaatatttacaattttaccaTTGTTCATGTTGGGCAAAGTGGTACCATTGctgatgataactttttatcatcagatcaaaacaccaattaatttttagtataggtagagattgaatttcaaatctcttattcaaccataaaaacCTTTACCAGTTGACTTAGTTAAAACAAACGGTAAGGATTAGGTGCTGGGACAAAACGATTAAGTGTTTTGCACGGTACACAAATCCATTTGCATTTTGGGTTTTCAAATaattggaggaaaaaaattgaCAACCCAAGTTCAATTAATAATTAGTTCCCAGCCCAAATAAAAAGGGAACCCAATAATTGGAGAggtcaaaacaaagaaaaaactcaGGCGTAATTTGAAGTTGCTCTGGTTTGGAAGTACACAGAGAGAAATGTTGAACGGCGTCGTTTTCTCAAGAACAACTTACGCCATTCATCATCAAAACCTCGGCCAGTGTCAATTCTCCTCGTCATCTCTCAAGGCAACTATTTCTACATCCTCTTCTCTATTCCTAAAATttctcataactcaaaaactatgttaaaaaaacaaaaaacaaaaaatgtttgAACATAACTAAACGGGGCTTTCCTGTGCGTGCACGTGCGACTCATTCCTCAGACTGCTCAGCTCCCGACAAAAATTCGCCGTTACGCCACGAGGATTAAAGCCACTCAATCCTCGGATGCTCATAGTCATGATGGGTGATGTACCTTTTCActtttaacctttttattttatttcattatgcTTGGTGATTTTTCTTGTAGGAACCcagattaatttatttatttttgtacgCATTGTTCATTTAATactttgttaaaataaaatttgtttattacttttccattttttttttttacatctagTATAGATATTTAAAGAGACAATTAGCTATAtacaaatccaaaataaatttacaagaccttaactaaaataaatttctttatttagtttagtttcttaattttgtccTGCAGCTTGGGGTTAATGCTAGAAGTTGTGTTTTGTTATTAATGTCATTCTGTTGATGCAAAACTGATATTTACATTAGTCACattgtaattgttttgtttattcattaatctgcaaaagattttgaaaaattttctgcTCAATAATAACAGGGAAACATCCGGATTGGCTGATATTAGTTGGGAAAACCTTGGATTCAATCCTGTGACAACAGATTTTATGTATGTTATGAAGTTTTCAGGAGATGGCGAGTTTTTGTCTGGTGGTTTACAACGTTTTGGGAACATTGAATTGAACCCAGCATCCTGTGTTTTGAACTATGGCCAGGTTATTTACTCTAATGATTGCATTTTTTGCCACTCTTTCACCTGGATTTATTTATCTTTGGATTTTGCTGcaaacatattttcttttttaatttttgataaagGGCTGCCATTAGTGCTGTCTGAGATTTGTATGATCAACTTCATGTGCTCTTGCTGAGTTACTGTTGTTTTTTGATCTATAATTCAGCATAATTTTCTCCAAAGAAACTtggtgaaaacaaaaaaaataaatctaagaaCTAGCACTAGggttgcttggagtcagcaccaagcaagGTTGGAAAACCTAGGAATCAATACCAAGCGATTCAAAAAGTttcaatagaaattttattcatgGATCATAAACTTCTCCAATggtaaaaaactataaaataaaactaaatcaaaATTATCTTTGCGCTCCTTGATCAAACtatttctttgaaatttcaaatgatGGATATTCGCATAGTATTCTTTCTCATGATACTTTTTACTTTATTGGGTATAGATGACAAGATTTTTATTACTTGAAGGTTATGAAATTTGTTTGATGTGAAATGAAAGATAATTGTTTTATATATTCATGTTCATAGTAGTGAATTTTCATTGGGATAGAGTTATGACTTTGGGTAGAATAGAATGGCTGAAAAAAATACATGTGGCCAATGCTGATTATTTTGTTGAGGATTTATAGtcgaccccaaaattttgggactaagacttgattgttattgttatatGTGCATATTCATAAAGACTGGCCATTTTTCTTGCACTATATGGTAAACTTAAACGAATGGGTAGAGGGTGATCCATCAACTGCAATGCTTTGTAGCCTGATTCCCTACCATATAAGGTCCATTTGTCCTTAATAAATCAAACTTTTAGATTTTGTTTGTAAGTTTTCAAGAATCATAAATCAGTCAAGTGATTATCATGATCTTAACCATTTCAAGGATTGTATGTATTTTGGACAGTATGTAATAGGGAGCAACAATTATAGAGCATAAGGTTCTTCTGTTTTCTGTCCAGAATCATCTTCTCTGATATAATTGGATGCTTCCTCTGAGATgtgcaatttattttctgtttcacTTTACAATGTGTGCTTTTAGCTATTGTCTTTATGTGTCTAGGGAATAATTGAAGGTATGAAAGCACACAAGAAACATGACaattctattttactatttcGTCCTGAGGAAAATGGCTTGCGGATGAAAATTGGAGCAGATCGGATGTGCATGCCTGCACCAACTATTGAACAGTTTGTGGAAGCTGTAAAAGTTACTGTTTTGGCAAATAGACGATGGGTAATGTCACACTATGTTAATTCTTAACAAGATTTGTTTCTTTGGCTacatattaggaaaatttttacTTGCAGTATGTGTTGTATTGGTCCAGTAATAGGACTCAATGCCTTACTGCAGGTGCCCCCTCCACATAAAGGATTTTTGCACATTCGACCACTACTTATGGGCACTGGACCTGTTCTCAGTCTTACACCAGCTCCTGAATTCacatttttgatttttgttactccagttggaaatttttttgaggTATGTGTTATTTGTTTTGGTTGCATACCTTCAAAACAATTGAATGGCAGGCATTATTGTGGAAAGTCCAGGTAATGGTACTAGCATATTTGAGGTTGAATATTAAATGGAAGAAACATGCAAGTGCTTCAATCTGGGATTCAACCATGAAGAATCTACTCTATTAAATGAACATAAAATGTACTTATAcagataaataaaagagaaaacctTATGCAATCTCTGTCCAATGATTCACTTAACTTTGAATAGGCAAATAATGGGgtgtttatgtgtgtgtgagaaaaACTTCACAATGTTACCCCCTTGTGTTTCTTTACAACACCTCAATATTATGACTTCAtcgtgtgtgtatgtgtgtgtgtatatatatatatattttataagatATTTTCCATCCCTGATTTTTACacccttttcatttttatttgtgatttgaTGCCATTAACATATTTTGACTTCCTGTGATGGTGACAGGGGGGTTTGAAACAAATTAATTTGGTGGTTAAAGAAGAAATTCATCGTGCAGTCCCTGGTGGAGTTGGAAGTGTAAAAGCTATAGGAAATTATGCCATGGTAAGCCAGTTTTTATGTGGCACTTGGTGTCTGATTATTTAAATCCTGTCTTTCATTCCAGTTTGCAGTTTGACTGTTTTGCAAATCAATGTTGCCTTCTCCTGCCCAGTGTGAAAAAACTGAtatcaaatactaaaaaaaattcttgtcaCTCATTGGTCAGATAAAGTGATCCTTCCCACTGTGTGTTTTGCCTAGGGTGGTCATATGGTCTACATTAGGAAAAATTCAATTTGC
This genomic stretch from Castanea sativa cultivar Marrone di Chiusa Pesio chromosome 1, ASM4071231v1 harbors:
- the LOC142619134 gene encoding branched-chain-amino-acid aminotransferase 5, chloroplastic-like isoform X4 yields the protein MLNGVVFSRTTYAIHHQNLGQCQFSSSSLKTAQLPTKIRRYATRIKATQSSDAHSHDGETSGLADISWENLGFNPVTTDFMYVMKFSGDGEFLSGGLQRFGNIELNPASCVLNYGQGIIEGMKAHKKHDNSILLFRPEENGLRMKIGADRMCMPAPTIEQFVEAVKVTVLANRRWVPPPHKGFLHIRPLLMGTGPVLSLTPAPEFTFLIFVTPVGNFFEGGLKQINLVVKEEIHRAVPGGVGSVKAIGNYAMVLKALIEAKADGFSEVLYLDSVYNKYLEEVSTANIFVVKDRIISTPVLGGTILPGITRKSIIEIARSQGFQVCIIG
- the LOC142619134 gene encoding branched-chain-amino-acid aminotransferase 5, chloroplastic-like isoform X2, with protein sequence MLNGVVFSRTTYAIHHQNLGQCQFSSSSLKTAQLPTKIRRYATRIKATQSSDAHSHDGETSGLADISWENLGFNPVTTDFMYVMKFSGDGEFLSGGLQRFGNIELNPASCVLNYGQGIIEGMKAHKKHDNSILLFRPEENGLRMKIGADRMCMPAPTIEQFVEAVKVTVLANRRWVPPPHKGFLHIRPLLMGTGPVLSLTPAPEFTFLIFVTPVGNFFEGGLKQINLVVKEEIHRAVPGGVGSVKAIGNYAMVLKALIEAKADGFSEVLYLDSVYNKYLEEVSTANIFVVKVEERLVSVEDLLDADEVFYTGNAICLLPVGSITYMGRRVLYGETSEVSQQLYSALSNLQMGLTEDQMGWTVVLE
- the LOC142619134 gene encoding branched-chain-amino-acid aminotransferase 5, chloroplastic-like isoform X3; its protein translation is METSGLADISWENLGFNPVTTDFMYVMKFSGDGEFLSGGLQRFGNIELNPASCVLNYGQGIIEGMKAHKKHDNSILLFRPEENGLRMKIGADRMCMPAPTIEQFVEAVKVTVLANRRWVPPPHKGFLHIRPLLMGTGPVLSLTPAPEFTFLIFVTPVGNFFEGGLKQINLVVKEEIHRAVPGGVGSVKAIGNYAMVLKALIEAKADGFSEVLYLDSVYNKYLEEVSTANIFVVKDRIISTPVLGGTILPGITRKSIIEIARSQGFQVEERLVSVEDLLDADEVFYTGNAICLLPVGSITYMGRRVLYGETSEVSQQLYSALSNLQMGLTEDQMGWTVVLE
- the LOC142619134 gene encoding branched-chain-amino-acid aminotransferase 5, chloroplastic-like isoform X1, whose product is MLNGVVFSRTTYAIHHQNLGQCQFSSSSLKTAQLPTKIRRYATRIKATQSSDAHSHDGETSGLADISWENLGFNPVTTDFMYVMKFSGDGEFLSGGLQRFGNIELNPASCVLNYGQGIIEGMKAHKKHDNSILLFRPEENGLRMKIGADRMCMPAPTIEQFVEAVKVTVLANRRWVPPPHKGFLHIRPLLMGTGPVLSLTPAPEFTFLIFVTPVGNFFEGGLKQINLVVKEEIHRAVPGGVGSVKAIGNYAMVLKALIEAKADGFSEVLYLDSVYNKYLEEVSTANIFVVKDRIISTPVLGGTILPGITRKSIIEIARSQGFQVEERLVSVEDLLDADEVFYTGNAICLLPVGSITYMGRRVLYGETSEVSQQLYSALSNLQMGLTEDQMGWTVVLE